The Bradysia coprophila strain Holo2 chromosome IV unlocalized genomic scaffold, BU_Bcop_v1 contig_81, whole genome shotgun sequence genome has a window encoding:
- the LOC119072389 gene encoding LOW QUALITY PROTEIN: septin-2-like (The sequence of the model RefSeq protein was modified relative to this genomic sequence to represent the inferred CDS: substituted 1 base at 1 genomic stop codon), whose amino-acid sequence MPALVNDQSLRSMKLSGHVGFDSLPNQLVNKSVQNGFVFNIMCIGETGLGKSTLMDTLFNTSFESQPSPHTLPNVKLKSHTYQLQEKSVRLKLTICDTVGYGDQINKDDSFKAVVDYIDSQFESYLQEELKIKRSLSTCHDSRIHICLYFICPTGHGLKSLDLVCMKKLDTKVNIIPIIAKADTISKTELQRFKAKINQELSTNGVQIYQFPTDDETVAEVNVSMNTHVPFAVVGSTEFVRLGNKTVRARQYPWGTVQVDNEAHCDFVKLREMLIRTNMXDMREKTHTRHYELYRQKRLEQMGFTDVDSDNKPVSFQQTFEAKRSNHMAELQGKEDEMRQMFVLRVKEKEAELKENEKELHAKFDKLKKDHAEDKRKLEESRKKLEEDFVEFSRRKAQMTASHHTLTLGKKNKK is encoded by the exons ATGCCAGCTTTGGTG AACGATCAATCGTTGCGGAGCATGAAACTATCGGGCCATGTTGGCTTCGATAGTTTGCCGAATCAACTAGTGAACAAGAGTGTTCAAAACGGATTCGTGTTCAACATAATG TGTATCGGCGAAACTGGTCTTGGCAAAAGCACTCTGATGGATACGTTATTCAATACAAGCTTTGAGTCTCAGCCCAGTCCGCATACACTGCCCAATGTTAAGCTCAAATCGCACACGTATCAGTTGCAAGAGAAAAGTGTCCGTTTGAAGTTGACCATTTGCGATACGGTTGGATACGGCGACCAAATCAACAAGGACGATTCGTTTAAGGCGGTTGTCGATTACATCGACTCGCAGTTCGAATCGTATTTGCAggaagaattgaaaattaaacggtCGTTGTCAACGTGCCACGATAGTCGCATTCATATCTGTCTGTACTTTATATGTCCAACAG GTCATGGACTCAAATCGTTGGACTTGGTTTGTATGAAGAAACTGGACACCAAAGTTAACATAATTCCAATCATTGCTAAGGCGGATACAATTTCCAAGACGGAACTGCAACGATTCAAG GCCAAAATTAATCAAGAACTGTCGACCAATGGCGTACAGATCTATCAATTTCCCACCGATGATGAAACCGTCGCCGAAGTCAACGTTTCTATGAACACCCACGTTCCGTTTGCTGTCGTCGGATCTACCGAGTTCGTTCGTCTTGGTAACAAAACCGTTCGTGCTCGACAATATCCATGGGGAACGGTACAAG TCGACAACGAAGCTCATTGCGACTTCGTGAAACTGCGGGAAATGTTGATTCGCACCAATATGTAAGACATGCGTGAAAAGACACACACCCGTCACTATGAACTGTATCGTCAGAAGCGACTCGAACAAATGGGCTTTACCGATGTTGATAGCGACAACAAACCC GTTTCATTCCAACAAACATTCGAGGCCAAACGATCCAATCATATGGCTGAACTACAAGGGAAAGAGGACGAGATGCGACAAATGTTTGTGTTGCGTGTCAAGGAAAAGGAAGCCGAACTCAAGGAGAATGAGAAAGAG CTCCACGCCAAATTCGATAAGCTCAAAAAAGACCATGCCGAAGACAAACGAAAACTGGAGGAATCGCGCAAGAAATTGGAAGAGGATTTCGTTGAATTCAGTCGACGCAAAGCACAAATGACGGCGTCACATCACACTCTAACGTTAGGAAAGAAGAACAAGAAATAG
- the LOC119072388 gene encoding uncharacterized protein LOC119072388 isoform X1, with protein MVKYDEDCDLCATLFCLSLSMFTSMFRALVVYCVFVFSFANIHQKPNFFFFFKKHRKQQLYQKLVSEYKAAHNNLSHNQCDIEISKFWCSIKNDSNWENLVQLEIKKWKLKCEEISLKRNRVWSTFFTKKIEKQPANKPSTLVSSSIENTRDESTAIVVPTEDLLQTSATSSVENTQATVINTQDKSSGSDVQTEASLQTSTASSVQDKVGKSKKPARVTASFPAPRQDQLKLEIANLNNEIVFLANKKSSGFASDEELERLKKLKLDLAEQQAKLKIKIRGQARQQRKRQHDRDVLAEIRMNHPEVVEKFGSKKRKAGRPRIEETQSELLNALVDIATYGCGADQKRRSNMMRSIHTLDELTAELNSQGFQVKRGAVYLRLLPRNSSTIEGKRHITTVPVKLVRATNDLHKQHVDTKFCKASISYLEEVASVLGPKEVLWLSQDDKARVPIGKTAANKQTPLVMHLEYRVQLPDHDWIVAEKHKLIPSVYAFIEIDTDKVGNKKAVTYSGPTYISIRSAKHCSSTAYSHAKDMATLMDLEEFETFCKDDSGEFKPIIIITTDGGPDENPRYEKRIDCAIAEFKKFNADAIFIATNAPGRSAFNRVERRMAPLSRDLAGMIIDHQQLGAHLNEKGETIDVELEKKNFEAAGKLLAEIWSETVIDKHPTIASYVPPEESEICPGEKVTELWKSAHVREGHYFLQIVKCKDRTCCSAPRSSIFNLIDQFIPAPMCMATRTKLDDNSDLNDEFASLFLRLNLKDDKFRVGIRQEVPFDICCPSLKDVIQSRTCECGIQHASKKSLNKHIKSCLHIKRRKTSTQPKKTSVATPPRPVTRPKRLAAIRQGEKMIVWSSRLNAEHVDWFDEEDDDIAMSDIVLPIRENNQDVIPIVDIETKMTSQWTEI; from the exons ATGGTAAAATATGATGAGGATTGTGATTTGTGTGCGACTTTGTTTTGTCTGTCTTTATCAATGTTTACGTCGATGTTCCGTGCTCTTGTCGTttattgtgtttttgttttttcttttgcaaatattcaccaaaaaccgaatttcttttttttcttcaaaaagcATCGTAAACAACAACTTTACCAGAAGCTTGTTAGCGAATACAAGGCAGCACATAACAATTTAAGTCACAACCAATGCGATATCGAAATTTCTAAGTTTTGGTGTTCAATTAAGAACGATTCGAACTGGGAAAATTTGGTGcaattagaaataaaaaaatggaaactaaaatgtgaagaaatttctttgaaaagaaACCGTGTCTGGAGTACATTCTTTACGAAAAAGATTGAAAAGCAACCGGCCAACAAACCATCAACTTTAGTCAGCAGTTCGATCGAAAACACGCGAGACGAATCGACTGCAATTGTTGTTCCAACCGAAGATTTACTACAAACATCAGCTACTAGTTCGGTCGAAAACACACAAGCCACGGTGATCAACACACAAGACAAATCGAGCGGGTCTGATGTCCAAACAGAAGCCTCGCTACAAACATCAACTGCCAGCTCGGTTCAAGACAAAGtcggaaaatcgaaaaaaccaGCTAGAGTCACTGCTTCATTTCCAGCACCGCGACAGgatcaattaaaattagaaattgcAAACCTGAACaatgaaatcgtgttcttGGCGAACAAAAAATCGAGTGGCTTTGCTTCAGATGAAGAACTTGAGcggttaaaaaaattaaaattggatttgGCTGAACAGCAagcaaaactaaaaataaaaattcgggGTCAAGCTCGACAGCAACGAAAAAGACAGCACGATCGGGACGTTTTAGCTGAAATCCGGATGAACCATCCAGAAGTTGTTGAAAAGTTTGGTTCTAAGAAGCGTAAGGCTGGAAGGCCACGAATTGAAGAAACACAATCTGAATTGCTCAATGCCTTAGTGGATATAGCGACATACGGATGTGGTGCTGACCAAAAACGAAGGTCAAATATGATGCGGTCGATCCACACACTCGATGAATTAACAGCTGAACTGAATTCCCAAGGTTTTCAG GTTAAAAGAGGTGCTGTATATTTAAGACTTCTTCCAAGGAATTCCTCTACCATTGAGGGAAAAAGACACATAACAACCGTTCCGGTTAAACTTGTTCGAGCAACCAATGACCTACACAAACAGCATGTAGATACAAAATTCTGTAAAGCAAGTATCAGCTATTTGGAAGAAGTAGCCTCAGTCCTTGGTCCGAAAGAGGTGTTATGGTTAAGCCAAGATGACAAG GCCCGAGTTCCGATTGGCAAGACAGCTGCCAACAAACAAACTCCACTGGTTATGCATCTAGAATACCGTGTTCAGTTGCCCGATCATGACTGGATTGTTGCCGAGAAACACAAGCTGATTCCGTCGGTATATGCCTTCATTGAAATCGATACTGACAAAGTCGGAAACAAGAAAGCGGTTACATATTCAGGGCCAACCTACATCTCAATAAGAAGTGCAAAGCACTGCAGCAGCACTGCTTATTCCCATGCAAAGGACATGGCAACTCTAATGGATTTAGAAGAGTTTGAAACTTTTTGCAAAGATGATTCGGGAGAGTTTAAGCCAATTATTATCATAACTACTGACGGTGGTCCAGACGAAAACCCgcg GTATGAAAAAAGGATCGATTGTGCGATCGCAGAGTTTAAAAAGTTCAACGCTGACGCGATTTTCATAGCAACAAACGCGCCTGGGCGAAGCGCTTTCAACAGAGTTGAAAGGCGCATGGCTCCACTGAGTCGTGATCTTGCTGGAATGATAATTGATCATCAACAATTAGGCGCtcatttaaacgaaaaaggaGAAACAATTGACGTAGAACtagaaaaaaagaactttgAAGCTGCAGGAAAGTTATTGGCTGAAATTTGGTCTGAAACAGTAATTGATAAGCATCCAACCATCGCTTCATACGTGCCACCAGAAGAAAGTGAAATATGCCCGGGTGAAAAAGTAACAGAATTGTGGAAAAGTGCTCATGTCAGAGAAGGCCACTACTTTCTACAAATCGTAAAATGCAAGGATCGTACTTGTTGTAGTGCGCCCAGAAGTAGCATTTTCAATCTCATTGATCAGTTCATTCCGGCTCCAATGTGCATGGCTACAAGAACGAAACTCGATGACAATAGTGATTTAAATGATGAATTCGCGTCCTTGTTTCTTCGATTAAATCTTAAGGATGACAAATTTAGAGTTGGAATTAGACAAGAAGTGCCATTCGACATATGTTGTCCTTCGTTGAAGGATGTTATTCAGTCAAGAACGTGTGAATGTGGCATTCAGCATGCGAGTAAAAAAAGTCTCAACAAGCACATTAAGTCGTGCTTACATATTAAGCGTCGTAAAACAAGTACACAGCCGAAAAAAACTTCGGTGGCTACGCCTCCGAGACCGGTGACCCGGCCGAAACGTTTAGCGGCTATTAGGCAAGGCGAGAAAATGATCGTTTGGTCGTCGCGACTAAATGCGGAGCATGTTGATTGGTTCGACGAAGAAGACGACGACATTGCCATGTCGGATATTGTGTTACCGATTCGTGAAAACAATCAAGATGTTATTCCAATAGTCGAcatcgaaacaaaaatgacGTCACAGTGGAcggaaatttaa
- the LOC119072388 gene encoding uncharacterized protein LOC119072388 isoform X2 → MHRKQQLYQKLVSEYKAAHNNLSHNQCDIEISKFWCSIKNDSNWENLVQLEIKKWKLKCEEISLKRNRVWSTFFTKKIEKQPANKPSTLVSSSIENTRDESTAIVVPTEDLLQTSATSSVENTQATVINTQDKSSGSDVQTEASLQTSTASSVQDKVGKSKKPARVTASFPAPRQDQLKLEIANLNNEIVFLANKKSSGFASDEELERLKKLKLDLAEQQAKLKIKIRGQARQQRKRQHDRDVLAEIRMNHPEVVEKFGSKKRKAGRPRIEETQSELLNALVDIATYGCGADQKRRSNMMRSIHTLDELTAELNSQGFQVKRGAVYLRLLPRNSSTIEGKRHITTVPVKLVRATNDLHKQHVDTKFCKASISYLEEVASVLGPKEVLWLSQDDKARVPIGKTAANKQTPLVMHLEYRVQLPDHDWIVAEKHKLIPSVYAFIEIDTDKVGNKKAVTYSGPTYISIRSAKHCSSTAYSHAKDMATLMDLEEFETFCKDDSGEFKPIIIITTDGGPDENPRYEKRIDCAIAEFKKFNADAIFIATNAPGRSAFNRVERRMAPLSRDLAGMIIDHQQLGAHLNEKGETIDVELEKKNFEAAGKLLAEIWSETVIDKHPTIASYVPPEESEICPGEKVTELWKSAHVREGHYFLQIVKCKDRTCCSAPRSSIFNLIDQFIPAPMCMATRTKLDDNSDLNDEFASLFLRLNLKDDKFRVGIRQEVPFDICCPSLKDVIQSRTCECGIQHASKKSLNKHIKSCLHIKRRKTSTQPKKTSVATPPRPVTRPKRLAAIRQGEKMIVWSSRLNAEHVDWFDEEDDDIAMSDIVLPIRENNQDVIPIVDIETKMTSQWTEI, encoded by the exons ATG cATCGTAAACAACAACTTTACCAGAAGCTTGTTAGCGAATACAAGGCAGCACATAACAATTTAAGTCACAACCAATGCGATATCGAAATTTCTAAGTTTTGGTGTTCAATTAAGAACGATTCGAACTGGGAAAATTTGGTGcaattagaaataaaaaaatggaaactaaaatgtgaagaaatttctttgaaaagaaACCGTGTCTGGAGTACATTCTTTACGAAAAAGATTGAAAAGCAACCGGCCAACAAACCATCAACTTTAGTCAGCAGTTCGATCGAAAACACGCGAGACGAATCGACTGCAATTGTTGTTCCAACCGAAGATTTACTACAAACATCAGCTACTAGTTCGGTCGAAAACACACAAGCCACGGTGATCAACACACAAGACAAATCGAGCGGGTCTGATGTCCAAACAGAAGCCTCGCTACAAACATCAACTGCCAGCTCGGTTCAAGACAAAGtcggaaaatcgaaaaaaccaGCTAGAGTCACTGCTTCATTTCCAGCACCGCGACAGgatcaattaaaattagaaattgcAAACCTGAACaatgaaatcgtgttcttGGCGAACAAAAAATCGAGTGGCTTTGCTTCAGATGAAGAACTTGAGcggttaaaaaaattaaaattggatttgGCTGAACAGCAagcaaaactaaaaataaaaattcgggGTCAAGCTCGACAGCAACGAAAAAGACAGCACGATCGGGACGTTTTAGCTGAAATCCGGATGAACCATCCAGAAGTTGTTGAAAAGTTTGGTTCTAAGAAGCGTAAGGCTGGAAGGCCACGAATTGAAGAAACACAATCTGAATTGCTCAATGCCTTAGTGGATATAGCGACATACGGATGTGGTGCTGACCAAAAACGAAGGTCAAATATGATGCGGTCGATCCACACACTCGATGAATTAACAGCTGAACTGAATTCCCAAGGTTTTCAG GTTAAAAGAGGTGCTGTATATTTAAGACTTCTTCCAAGGAATTCCTCTACCATTGAGGGAAAAAGACACATAACAACCGTTCCGGTTAAACTTGTTCGAGCAACCAATGACCTACACAAACAGCATGTAGATACAAAATTCTGTAAAGCAAGTATCAGCTATTTGGAAGAAGTAGCCTCAGTCCTTGGTCCGAAAGAGGTGTTATGGTTAAGCCAAGATGACAAG GCCCGAGTTCCGATTGGCAAGACAGCTGCCAACAAACAAACTCCACTGGTTATGCATCTAGAATACCGTGTTCAGTTGCCCGATCATGACTGGATTGTTGCCGAGAAACACAAGCTGATTCCGTCGGTATATGCCTTCATTGAAATCGATACTGACAAAGTCGGAAACAAGAAAGCGGTTACATATTCAGGGCCAACCTACATCTCAATAAGAAGTGCAAAGCACTGCAGCAGCACTGCTTATTCCCATGCAAAGGACATGGCAACTCTAATGGATTTAGAAGAGTTTGAAACTTTTTGCAAAGATGATTCGGGAGAGTTTAAGCCAATTATTATCATAACTACTGACGGTGGTCCAGACGAAAACCCgcg GTATGAAAAAAGGATCGATTGTGCGATCGCAGAGTTTAAAAAGTTCAACGCTGACGCGATTTTCATAGCAACAAACGCGCCTGGGCGAAGCGCTTTCAACAGAGTTGAAAGGCGCATGGCTCCACTGAGTCGTGATCTTGCTGGAATGATAATTGATCATCAACAATTAGGCGCtcatttaaacgaaaaaggaGAAACAATTGACGTAGAACtagaaaaaaagaactttgAAGCTGCAGGAAAGTTATTGGCTGAAATTTGGTCTGAAACAGTAATTGATAAGCATCCAACCATCGCTTCATACGTGCCACCAGAAGAAAGTGAAATATGCCCGGGTGAAAAAGTAACAGAATTGTGGAAAAGTGCTCATGTCAGAGAAGGCCACTACTTTCTACAAATCGTAAAATGCAAGGATCGTACTTGTTGTAGTGCGCCCAGAAGTAGCATTTTCAATCTCATTGATCAGTTCATTCCGGCTCCAATGTGCATGGCTACAAGAACGAAACTCGATGACAATAGTGATTTAAATGATGAATTCGCGTCCTTGTTTCTTCGATTAAATCTTAAGGATGACAAATTTAGAGTTGGAATTAGACAAGAAGTGCCATTCGACATATGTTGTCCTTCGTTGAAGGATGTTATTCAGTCAAGAACGTGTGAATGTGGCATTCAGCATGCGAGTAAAAAAAGTCTCAACAAGCACATTAAGTCGTGCTTACATATTAAGCGTCGTAAAACAAGTACACAGCCGAAAAAAACTTCGGTGGCTACGCCTCCGAGACCGGTGACCCGGCCGAAACGTTTAGCGGCTATTAGGCAAGGCGAGAAAATGATCGTTTGGTCGTCGCGACTAAATGCGGAGCATGTTGATTGGTTCGACGAAGAAGACGACGACATTGCCATGTCGGATATTGTGTTACCGATTCGTGAAAACAATCAAGATGTTATTCCAATAGTCGAcatcgaaacaaaaatgacGTCACAGTGGAcggaaatttaa